One part of the Flavobacteriales bacterium genome encodes these proteins:
- a CDS encoding FmdC precursor, producing the protein MFLVFCTSAQNGKDQDTTHTPFGKGLFNKVAEDSTWYTKIAFRFQTQYEGIQFEEQDGNTSVYEDRFRVRRARIKGDGWATKSRRLKYKFEYDVHNGFVLDAVIKWVFDKNRNWELWFGQTKLPGNMERVISSQKLQFVDRSLLNSRFTLDRDAGVQLHGKQLIGEKFYIKEKFAFSQGEGLNQTVRSSGYGYTARLELFPFGNFKDAYVSSDLKRHADPKLMLAVTYDYNQDALRDRGQMGSYLISALPLRDLETIFADLHLKWRGVSWMVEYANKTTAMGSPMVVTQIEDDGGIITISDTYYTGSAINTTLGYLLPSNWELAGRYTRVDPEEATGIADQTQYGIALSRYIVGHNLKVQADANLLQVTDAPDQTMFRLQTEFNF; encoded by the coding sequence ATGTTTCTTGTGTTCTGTACATCTGCACAGAATGGCAAAGACCAAGACACTACCCATACCCCATTTGGAAAAGGGTTATTCAATAAAGTGGCCGAAGATTCGACTTGGTACACCAAGATCGCCTTCCGATTCCAGACCCAGTATGAGGGAATACAATTCGAAGAACAAGATGGGAATACCTCTGTATATGAAGACCGTTTCAGAGTAAGACGGGCTAGGATCAAAGGTGATGGTTGGGCCACCAAGTCCAGAAGGCTGAAATATAAGTTCGAGTATGACGTACATAACGGATTCGTATTGGATGCCGTGATCAAATGGGTATTTGACAAGAACAGGAATTGGGAACTATGGTTTGGTCAGACCAAGCTACCGGGAAACATGGAGCGTGTCATCTCTTCTCAAAAGCTTCAATTCGTTGATCGCTCTTTGCTCAACAGCAGGTTCACACTCGACCGAGACGCAGGAGTACAATTGCATGGTAAGCAGCTGATCGGAGAGAAATTCTACATCAAAGAGAAATTCGCATTCTCCCAAGGAGAAGGATTGAATCAGACTGTGAGATCGTCCGGATACGGATATACCGCGCGATTAGAACTATTTCCTTTCGGCAACTTCAAAGATGCATATGTGTCCAGTGATTTGAAAAGGCATGCAGACCCTAAACTCATGTTGGCTGTCACCTATGATTACAATCAAGATGCTTTGAGGGATAGAGGGCAGATGGGTTCGTACTTGATCAGTGCGCTTCCTCTCAGGGATCTCGAAACGATCTTTGCCGATCTCCATTTGAAGTGGAGAGGAGTTTCTTGGATGGTAGAATACGCGAATAAGACGACTGCCATGGGCTCACCTATGGTCGTCACACAGATAGAGGACGATGGGGGTATCATCACCATTTCGGATACCTATTACACAGGGAGCGCGATCAATACGACTTTGGGATATCTACTTCCTTCTAACTGGGAATTGGCCGGAAGATATACTCGGGTCGATCCGGAGGAGGCAACAGGGATTGCCGATCAGACCCAATACGGTATCGCTCTCTCTAGATACATCGTGGGTCATAATCTCAAGGTCCAAGCCGATGCCAATTTGCTTCAGGTCACCGATGCTCCCGACCAGACCATGTTCAGACTGCAGACCGAATTCAACTTCTGA